A stretch of Thermoplasmata archaeon DNA encodes these proteins:
- a CDS encoding isocitrate lyase/phosphoenolpyruvate mutase family protein, with the protein MRYTGGRTRSRRNLRAAEGGSLTGQSEKAEAFRKLHRGKILILPNAWDVASARLFEDAGFPAVATSSAGMMVSLGYPDGERIDRKQFISAIRRIAKALSVPLSADVVSGFGRTPREVAGVVKDVIEAGAIGINIEDSKHESKRLIPLASQVRRLEALRQLRDSLDIPFVINARTDAVLYAPGSAQDRLDEAIRRGIAYRDVGVDCVYPMGLTDAAAIRAFVRGLEFPVNVMVRKGLPSVRELERLGVARISLGPSASYAAMGLLKRASAELLQRGTYTTLLDGAITYDELNRLAASKASRA; encoded by the coding sequence GTGCGTTACACCGGTGGTCGCACTCGCAGTCGGAGGAACCTTCGCGCGGCCGAAGGCGGTTCACTGACCGGTCAATCGGAAAAGGCAGAGGCCTTCCGGAAGCTCCATCGAGGAAAGATCCTGATCCTCCCGAATGCTTGGGACGTCGCGAGCGCTCGCTTGTTCGAAGACGCCGGCTTCCCTGCCGTGGCGACCTCCAGTGCCGGGATGATGGTCTCGCTCGGCTATCCGGACGGCGAGCGGATCGACCGCAAGCAATTTATCTCGGCCATACGGCGGATTGCAAAGGCCCTCTCCGTTCCGCTCAGCGCCGATGTCGTCAGCGGGTTCGGGCGGACGCCGCGGGAGGTGGCCGGCGTCGTCAAAGACGTCATCGAGGCCGGCGCGATTGGAATCAACATCGAAGATTCGAAACATGAATCGAAGCGGCTCATCCCCCTCGCGAGCCAGGTAAGGCGGCTCGAGGCGCTCCGGCAGCTGAGGGACTCGCTCGACATCCCGTTCGTGATCAACGCCCGGACGGACGCCGTGTTGTACGCGCCGGGAAGTGCCCAGGATCGCCTGGACGAAGCGATCCGAAGAGGGATCGCCTACCGAGACGTGGGGGTCGATTGCGTCTACCCGATGGGATTGACGGATGCCGCGGCAATCCGCGCCTTCGTCCGCGGATTGGAGTTCCCCGTCAACGTGATGGTCCGCAAGGGCCTTCCGTCGGTGCGAGAGCTGGAGCGGCTGGGGGTCGCGAGGATCAGCCTCGGCCCGAGCGCCTCCTACGCGGCGATGGGCTTGCTCAAGCGTGCCTCGGCCGAGCTTCTCCAGCGAGGGACGTACACCACGTTGCTCGACGGGGCCATCACCTACGATGAACTGAACCGTCTCGCTGCCTCGAAAGCTTCCCGGGCATAG
- a CDS encoding SRPBCC family protein: protein MRTTKATTNATTGTVRLTRVFKAPRERVFNAFLDPDASAKWLPPNGYTAHVYKFEPKVGGTYRMSFSSLDKKDTHFFGGKFLEIKPNERLRYTDAFESDDPQMHGEMKVTITFRDMPGGTEVNIVQEGVPRAIPIEGAMAGWNQSLENLARLVEL from the coding sequence ATGAGAACGACCAAGGCGACGACCAACGCGACGACAGGGACGGTGCGACTGACTCGCGTCTTCAAGGCGCCGCGCGAACGCGTGTTCAACGCGTTCCTCGACCCGGACGCGTCCGCCAAATGGCTTCCGCCGAACGGGTACACGGCCCACGTGTACAAGTTCGAGCCCAAGGTCGGGGGCACGTACCGCATGAGCTTCTCGTCGCTCGACAAGAAGGACACCCACTTTTTCGGCGGCAAGTTCCTCGAGATCAAGCCCAACGAGAGACTGCGTTACACGGACGCGTTCGAAAGCGACGACCCGCAGATGCATGGCGAGATGAAAGTCACCATCACGTTCAGGGACATGCCCGGTGGGACCGAAGTGAATATCGTGCAAGAAGGAGTGCCGAGGGCGATCCCGATCGAAGGCGCCATGGCGGGATGGAACCAGTCGCTCGAGAATCTGGCGCGCCTCGTGGAGCTGTAG
- a CDS encoding SDR family oxidoreductase, whose protein sequence is MPETSTVLVVGATGDLGGRVVDALLARGKRVRALVREGTDPSRLAAKGVEIARGDMLDPASLERALSGSDAVVTTAAGYTRRRKGDSLEKVDDLGNRNLVDAAKNMGIRRFVFTSILTCDQARDVPHFWQKKLIEDYLEKSGTPFVALRPGAFLGGGSARFFLRGLQKGRMMTFGSPTVRWTYTHPDDVARYLALAVDTPRAVGHRIDLGTDRPVSAVELADIFTRLLGREVKPSVGSLLVLKAVGTIGGLFLPFMRDMMAMGRYFETGKYVADTKLQAELFGPVPTIEDTARRALADLELVPRAA, encoded by the coding sequence ATGCCCGAAACGAGCACCGTCCTGGTAGTAGGTGCCACAGGGGATTTGGGAGGCCGGGTGGTGGACGCTCTCTTGGCTCGCGGGAAACGCGTCCGCGCGCTCGTCCGCGAGGGAACGGACCCGAGCCGTCTCGCGGCGAAAGGAGTGGAGATCGCGCGAGGGGACATGCTCGACCCTGCGTCGTTGGAGAGAGCCCTGAGCGGCTCCGATGCTGTCGTCACCACAGCAGCGGGATACACGCGCCGCCGAAAGGGCGACTCGCTCGAGAAAGTGGACGACCTCGGGAACCGGAACCTCGTCGACGCCGCGAAGAACATGGGGATCCGTCGATTCGTCTTCACGAGCATCCTGACCTGCGATCAGGCCCGCGATGTCCCCCATTTCTGGCAGAAGAAACTCATCGAGGACTATCTGGAGAAGAGCGGCACTCCGTTCGTGGCCTTGCGCCCCGGCGCGTTCCTCGGCGGTGGCAGCGCGAGATTCTTCCTCAGGGGGCTCCAGAAGGGTCGAATGATGACCTTCGGGTCCCCCACCGTCCGGTGGACGTACACCCACCCTGACGATGTCGCCCGATACCTCGCGCTCGCGGTCGACACCCCTCGCGCGGTCGGACACCGGATCGACCTCGGAACGGACCGTCCCGTCTCCGCCGTCGAACTCGCGGACATCTTCACGAGACTCCTGGGTCGCGAGGTGAAGCCGAGCGTTGGTTCGTTGCTCGTGCTCAAGGCCGTCGGCACGATCGGAGGCCTGTTCCTTCCGTTCATGCGCGACATGATGGCCATGGGCCGGTACTTCGAGACGGGAAAGTACGTTGCCGATACGAAGCTACAGGCCGAACTCTTCGGTCCCGTGCCGACAATCGAAGATACGGCTCGACGAGCGCTCGCAGATCTCGAGCTTGTGCCGCGAGCCGCGTAA
- a CDS encoding ankyrin repeat domain-containing protein → MPWKRTDRKKEPETGASREQYTRLRQNWLSGEAASLAPPDVGPIDVVAVMIEFGSAAGTATFVAANDGTASMYASSGGGIIGMGFHPSVAAASLALIGCAQGFLEVLPKVAQFPLPQQQHVAFRIVTRTGVHSAEFAEAAIRDDSPISPFYLAGQDLVTNMRVLDERRKKGGIGSDVLRVHLLADGGIFLLTPYNREPTCLTQKQLGKVLEIAKAHGDRLEVSVEPEAQKLHRSVLQVIESSGFAGAPSGGPIDAGFTIGSKTLHYAVDAARLDLAQDLIQRGADLEAKDERGYSALILAAFKGRTAVLRTLLEGGADAKAQDRHGNGALMFAAQWGDLEAAKLLLAAGADIGARGQNGYTALKIAKLCSQLEVARFLAARGATD, encoded by the coding sequence ATGCCCTGGAAGCGCACCGATAGGAAGAAGGAACCCGAGACGGGTGCCTCGCGGGAACAGTACACGCGGCTTCGTCAGAACTGGCTCTCGGGCGAGGCTGCGTCGTTGGCACCTCCAGATGTAGGGCCCATCGATGTCGTCGCTGTCATGATTGAGTTTGGCTCAGCGGCAGGGACTGCGACCTTCGTCGCCGCAAACGACGGTACGGCTAGCATGTACGCGAGCAGTGGCGGCGGGATCATTGGAATGGGCTTCCATCCCTCAGTTGCGGCCGCGAGCCTCGCCCTCATCGGCTGTGCCCAGGGCTTTCTCGAGGTTCTTCCAAAGGTCGCACAATTCCCATTGCCGCAACAGCAACACGTAGCGTTCAGGATAGTTACTCGCACAGGCGTGCACTCCGCAGAATTCGCGGAGGCGGCGATTCGTGACGATTCGCCCATATCGCCTTTCTACCTGGCAGGCCAAGATCTGGTCACCAATATGCGCGTCTTGGATGAACGACGTAAGAAGGGCGGGATCGGGTCTGACGTCCTTCGCGTGCACCTGTTGGCTGACGGAGGCATTTTCCTGTTGACACCCTATAACCGCGAGCCCACGTGCCTGACGCAAAAGCAACTGGGCAAGGTGTTGGAGATCGCCAAGGCTCACGGAGACCGACTCGAAGTCAGCGTGGAACCGGAAGCCCAGAAGCTACATCGGAGCGTGCTGCAAGTGATCGAAAGCTCGGGCTTTGCCGGAGCGCCTTCGGGAGGGCCAATCGACGCTGGCTTCACAATTGGCTCCAAGACACTTCATTACGCCGTCGACGCCGCGCGATTGGATTTGGCGCAGGACCTGATTCAACGCGGGGCGGATCTCGAAGCAAAGGACGAGAGGGGCTATTCGGCGCTGATTCTCGCGGCCTTCAAAGGGCGTACGGCCGTCCTCCGCACCTTGCTTGAAGGCGGTGCGGACGCAAAGGCCCAAGACAGGCATGGCAACGGCGCCCTCATGTTTGCGGCGCAATGGGGTGACCTTGAGGCCGCAAAGCTTCTTTTGGCGGCCGGCGCAGACATTGGCGCCCGAGGCCAGAACGGGTACACCGCATTGAAGATTGCCAAGTTGTGCTCTCAACTCGAAGTCGCACGGTTCTTGGCGGCGCGCGGCGCCACGGATTAA